In Balaenoptera musculus isolate JJ_BM4_2016_0621 chromosome 19, mBalMus1.pri.v3, whole genome shotgun sequence, one genomic interval encodes:
- the MAMSTR gene encoding MEF2-activating motif and SAP domain-containing transcriptional regulator isoform X5: MTLAASSQRSQIIRSKFRSGQALGHSLPAFLLPPPSTVLQLRIHRRYQDTSLSGSFAASPFSDPDPWISAADPALAPAPASPSSPAPFLFSPGVLLPEPKHYPWRSLKKESPKISQHWREPKPKEHLTYHQYMSPEPRQGSRADPRAEGSALGPPGPPPWEWTNSQQPPPRMKPSPLTPSPPGVPSPSPSPHKLELQTLKLEELTVSELRQQLRLRGLPVSGTKSMLLERMRGGAPPRERPKPRREDGPAAAPWPRFRRKALGAAGRPGSFKPSPTSHSLPPPRAAENLVTALAPAPAPAASTAQAPAPVPIPSSAPASTALTLEEELQEAIRRAQLLPNRGISDILEDQVEPEDMLPPIPLDFPGSFDLLSPSPDSEGLSSVFSSSLPSPTNSPSPSPRGPTDSLDWLEALSGGPPLGCGPPAPSIFSADLSDSSGTRLWDLLEDPW; this comes from the exons ATGACCCTGGCGGCTTCCTCCCAGCGCTCCCAAATCATTCGCTCCAAGTTCCGATCTG GCCAGGCTCTTGGACACTCCCTTCCCgcctttctcctcccacctccctccacagTCCTCCAGCTTCGGATCCACAGACGCTATCAGGACACGA GCCTCTCAGGGTCCTTTGCTGCCTCTCCATTCTCGGATCCAGATCCATGGATCTCAGCCGCAGACCCGGCTCTGGCTCCGGCCCCAGCCTCACCCTCGAGCCCAGCGCCTTTCCTCTTCAGCCCTGGGGTCCTTCTCCCTGAGCCAAAACACTACCCTTGGCGGTCCCTGAAGAAG GAGTCTCCCAAGATCTCCCAACATTGGAGGGAGCCCAAGCCCAAGGAGCACTTGACATACCACCAGTACATGTCCCCAGAGCCGAGACAAGGGTCCAGGGCAGACCCCCGGGCTGAGGGGTCGGCCTTGGGTCCCCCCGGACCACCTCCATGGGAATGGACGAACTCACAGCAGCCACCTCCTAG GATGAAGCCCAgtcccctcactccctccccaccaggaGTCCCCAGCCCCTCGCCCTCTCCACACAAGCTGGAACTTCAGACTCTCAAACTGGAGGAGCTGACG GTCTCAGAGCTCCGGCAGCAGCTGCGCCTGCGGGGCCTCCCGGTGTCTGGGACCAAGTCGATGCTCCTGGAGCGCATGCGCGGCGGCGCCCCGCCCCGCGAGCGGCCGAAGCCGCGGCGCGAGGACGGTCCGGCGGCTGCTCCCTGGCCTCGCTTCAGGCGCAAGGCTTTGGGAGCCGCTGGGAGGCCGGGCTCG TTCAAGCCGAGTCCAACATCTCATTCGCTGCCCCCTCCACGTGCCGCGGAAAACCTTGTGACGGCTCTGGCTCCTGCTCCGGCTCCGGCTGCATCGACGGCTCAGGCTCCAGCTCCAGTGCCGATCCCTTCCTCAGCACCAGCCTCGACAGCCCTGACACTGGAGGAGGAGCTGCAGGAAGCGATCCGCAGAGCGCAG TTGCTTCCGAACCGGGGCATCAGTGACATCCTGGAGGATCAGGTGGAGCCTGAGG ACATGCTGCCCCCCATCCCCCTGGACTTCCCCGGCTCCTTCGACTTGCTGTCCCCCTCCCCGGACTCTGAAGGCCTCTCATCTGTCTTCTCTTCCTCGCTCCCATCCCCCACGAACTCCCCGTCCCCCTCTCCCAGGGGCCCCACCGACTCCTTGGATTGGCTGGAGGCTCTGAGTGGGGGTCCCCCACTGGGCTGtggccccccagcccccagcattTTCTCTGCTGACTTATCTGATTCCAGTGGCACCAGGCTGTGGGACCTGCTGGAGGATCCATGGTGA
- the MAMSTR gene encoding MEF2-activating motif and SAP domain-containing transcriptional regulator isoform X2, translated as MTLAASSQRSQIIRSKFRSGQALGHSLPAFLLPPPSTVLQLRIHRRYQDTSLSGSFAASPFSDPDPWISAADPALAPAPASPSSPAPFLFSPGVLLPEPKHYPWRSLKKESPKISQHWREPKPKEHLTYHQYMSPEPRQGSRADPRAEGSALGPPGPPPWEWTNSQQPPPRMKPSPLTPSPPGVPSPSPSPHKLELQTLKLEELTVSELRQQLRLRGLPVSGTKSMLLERMRGGAPPRERPKPRREDGPAAAPWPRFRRKALGAAGRPGSFKPSPTSHSLPPPRAAENLVTALAPAPAPAASTAQAPAPVPIPSSAPASTALTLEEELQEAIRRAQLLPNRGISDILEDQVEPEDMLPPIPLDFPGSFDLLSPSPDSEGLSSVFSSSLPSPTNSPSPSPRGPTDSLDWLEALSGGPPLGCGPPAPSIFSADLSDSSGTRLWDLLEDPWKEMLPGETNEGIDETGQRWGRRLARM; from the exons ATGACCCTGGCGGCTTCCTCCCAGCGCTCCCAAATCATTCGCTCCAAGTTCCGATCTG GCCAGGCTCTTGGACACTCCCTTCCCgcctttctcctcccacctccctccacagTCCTCCAGCTTCGGATCCACAGACGCTATCAGGACACGA GCCTCTCAGGGTCCTTTGCTGCCTCTCCATTCTCGGATCCAGATCCATGGATCTCAGCCGCAGACCCGGCTCTGGCTCCGGCCCCAGCCTCACCCTCGAGCCCAGCGCCTTTCCTCTTCAGCCCTGGGGTCCTTCTCCCTGAGCCAAAACACTACCCTTGGCGGTCCCTGAAGAAG GAGTCTCCCAAGATCTCCCAACATTGGAGGGAGCCCAAGCCCAAGGAGCACTTGACATACCACCAGTACATGTCCCCAGAGCCGAGACAAGGGTCCAGGGCAGACCCCCGGGCTGAGGGGTCGGCCTTGGGTCCCCCCGGACCACCTCCATGGGAATGGACGAACTCACAGCAGCCACCTCCTAG GATGAAGCCCAgtcccctcactccctccccaccaggaGTCCCCAGCCCCTCGCCCTCTCCACACAAGCTGGAACTTCAGACTCTCAAACTGGAGGAGCTGACG GTCTCAGAGCTCCGGCAGCAGCTGCGCCTGCGGGGCCTCCCGGTGTCTGGGACCAAGTCGATGCTCCTGGAGCGCATGCGCGGCGGCGCCCCGCCCCGCGAGCGGCCGAAGCCGCGGCGCGAGGACGGTCCGGCGGCTGCTCCCTGGCCTCGCTTCAGGCGCAAGGCTTTGGGAGCCGCTGGGAGGCCGGGCTCG TTCAAGCCGAGTCCAACATCTCATTCGCTGCCCCCTCCACGTGCCGCGGAAAACCTTGTGACGGCTCTGGCTCCTGCTCCGGCTCCGGCTGCATCGACGGCTCAGGCTCCAGCTCCAGTGCCGATCCCTTCCTCAGCACCAGCCTCGACAGCCCTGACACTGGAGGAGGAGCTGCAGGAAGCGATCCGCAGAGCGCAG TTGCTTCCGAACCGGGGCATCAGTGACATCCTGGAGGATCAGGTGGAGCCTGAGG ACATGCTGCCCCCCATCCCCCTGGACTTCCCCGGCTCCTTCGACTTGCTGTCCCCCTCCCCGGACTCTGAAGGCCTCTCATCTGTCTTCTCTTCCTCGCTCCCATCCCCCACGAACTCCCCGTCCCCCTCTCCCAGGGGCCCCACCGACTCCTTGGATTGGCTGGAGGCTCTGAGTGGGGGTCCCCCACTGGGCTGtggccccccagcccccagcattTTCTCTGCTGACTTATCTGATTCCAGTGGCACCAGGCTGTGGGACCTGCTGGAGGATCCATG GAAAGAAATGCTCCCAGGAGAAACCAATGAAGGAATAGATGAAACAGGACAGCGATGGGGAAGAAGACTAGCTAGAATGTGA
- the MAMSTR gene encoding MEF2-activating motif and SAP domain-containing transcriptional regulator isoform X4 gives MTLAASSQRSQIIRSKFRSVLQLRIHRRYQDTSLSGSFAASPFSDPDPWISAADPALAPAPASPSSPAPFLFSPGVLLPEPKHYPWRSLKKESPKISQHWREPKPKEHLTYHQYMSPEPRQGSRADPRAEGSALGPPGPPPWEWTNSQQPPPRMKPSPLTPSPPGVPSPSPSPHKLELQTLKLEELTVSELRQQLRLRGLPVSGTKSMLLERMRGGAPPRERPKPRREDGPAAAPWPRFRRKALGAAGRPGSFKPSPTSHSLPPPRAAENLVTALAPAPAPAASTAQAPAPVPIPSSAPASTALTLEEELQEAIRRAQLLPNRGISDILEDQVEPEDMLPPIPLDFPGSFDLLSPSPDSEGLSSVFSSSLPSPTNSPSPSPRGPTDSLDWLEALSGGPPLGCGPPAPSIFSADLSDSSGTRLWDLLEDPWNWLALGGAVPPMSARPQMSKHQKYRNKKA, from the exons ATGACCCTGGCGGCTTCCTCCCAGCGCTCCCAAATCATTCGCTCCAAGTTCCGATCTG TCCTCCAGCTTCGGATCCACAGACGCTATCAGGACACGA GCCTCTCAGGGTCCTTTGCTGCCTCTCCATTCTCGGATCCAGATCCATGGATCTCAGCCGCAGACCCGGCTCTGGCTCCGGCCCCAGCCTCACCCTCGAGCCCAGCGCCTTTCCTCTTCAGCCCTGGGGTCCTTCTCCCTGAGCCAAAACACTACCCTTGGCGGTCCCTGAAGAAG GAGTCTCCCAAGATCTCCCAACATTGGAGGGAGCCCAAGCCCAAGGAGCACTTGACATACCACCAGTACATGTCCCCAGAGCCGAGACAAGGGTCCAGGGCAGACCCCCGGGCTGAGGGGTCGGCCTTGGGTCCCCCCGGACCACCTCCATGGGAATGGACGAACTCACAGCAGCCACCTCCTAG GATGAAGCCCAgtcccctcactccctccccaccaggaGTCCCCAGCCCCTCGCCCTCTCCACACAAGCTGGAACTTCAGACTCTCAAACTGGAGGAGCTGACG GTCTCAGAGCTCCGGCAGCAGCTGCGCCTGCGGGGCCTCCCGGTGTCTGGGACCAAGTCGATGCTCCTGGAGCGCATGCGCGGCGGCGCCCCGCCCCGCGAGCGGCCGAAGCCGCGGCGCGAGGACGGTCCGGCGGCTGCTCCCTGGCCTCGCTTCAGGCGCAAGGCTTTGGGAGCCGCTGGGAGGCCGGGCTCG TTCAAGCCGAGTCCAACATCTCATTCGCTGCCCCCTCCACGTGCCGCGGAAAACCTTGTGACGGCTCTGGCTCCTGCTCCGGCTCCGGCTGCATCGACGGCTCAGGCTCCAGCTCCAGTGCCGATCCCTTCCTCAGCACCAGCCTCGACAGCCCTGACACTGGAGGAGGAGCTGCAGGAAGCGATCCGCAGAGCGCAG TTGCTTCCGAACCGGGGCATCAGTGACATCCTGGAGGATCAGGTGGAGCCTGAGG ACATGCTGCCCCCCATCCCCCTGGACTTCCCCGGCTCCTTCGACTTGCTGTCCCCCTCCCCGGACTCTGAAGGCCTCTCATCTGTCTTCTCTTCCTCGCTCCCATCCCCCACGAACTCCCCGTCCCCCTCTCCCAGGGGCCCCACCGACTCCTTGGATTGGCTGGAGGCTCTGAGTGGGGGTCCCCCACTGGGCTGtggccccccagcccccagcattTTCTCTGCTGACTTATCTGATTCCAGTGGCACCAGGCTGTGGGACCTGCTGGAGGATCCATG GAATTGGCTAGCCCTGGGAGGCGCAGTCCCTCCAAtgtcagcaaggccccagatgtcaaagcaccagaaatacagaaataaaaaggcatgA
- the MAMSTR gene encoding MEF2-activating motif and SAP domain-containing transcriptional regulator isoform X7, translating into MTLAASSQRSQIIRSKFRSVLQLRIHRRYQDTSLSGSFAASPFSDPDPWISAADPALAPAPASPSSPAPFLFSPGVLLPEPKHYPWRSLKKESPKISQHWREPKPKEHLTYHQYMSPEPRQGSRADPRAEGSALGPPGPPPWEWTNSQQPPPRMKPSPLTPSPPGVPSPSPSPHKLELQTLKLEELTVSELRQQLRLRGLPVSGTKSMLLERMRGGAPPRERPKPRREDGPAAAPWPRFRRKALGAAGRPGSFKPSPTSHSLPPPRAAENLVTALAPAPAPAASTAQAPAPVPIPSSAPASTALTLEEELQEAIRRAQLLPNRGISDILEDQVEPEDMLPPIPLDFPGSFDLLSPSPDSEGLSSVFSSSLPSPTNSPSPSPRGPTDSLDWLEALSGGPPLGCGPPAPSIFSADLSDSSGTRLWDLLEDPW; encoded by the exons ATGACCCTGGCGGCTTCCTCCCAGCGCTCCCAAATCATTCGCTCCAAGTTCCGATCTG TCCTCCAGCTTCGGATCCACAGACGCTATCAGGACACGA GCCTCTCAGGGTCCTTTGCTGCCTCTCCATTCTCGGATCCAGATCCATGGATCTCAGCCGCAGACCCGGCTCTGGCTCCGGCCCCAGCCTCACCCTCGAGCCCAGCGCCTTTCCTCTTCAGCCCTGGGGTCCTTCTCCCTGAGCCAAAACACTACCCTTGGCGGTCCCTGAAGAAG GAGTCTCCCAAGATCTCCCAACATTGGAGGGAGCCCAAGCCCAAGGAGCACTTGACATACCACCAGTACATGTCCCCAGAGCCGAGACAAGGGTCCAGGGCAGACCCCCGGGCTGAGGGGTCGGCCTTGGGTCCCCCCGGACCACCTCCATGGGAATGGACGAACTCACAGCAGCCACCTCCTAG GATGAAGCCCAgtcccctcactccctccccaccaggaGTCCCCAGCCCCTCGCCCTCTCCACACAAGCTGGAACTTCAGACTCTCAAACTGGAGGAGCTGACG GTCTCAGAGCTCCGGCAGCAGCTGCGCCTGCGGGGCCTCCCGGTGTCTGGGACCAAGTCGATGCTCCTGGAGCGCATGCGCGGCGGCGCCCCGCCCCGCGAGCGGCCGAAGCCGCGGCGCGAGGACGGTCCGGCGGCTGCTCCCTGGCCTCGCTTCAGGCGCAAGGCTTTGGGAGCCGCTGGGAGGCCGGGCTCG TTCAAGCCGAGTCCAACATCTCATTCGCTGCCCCCTCCACGTGCCGCGGAAAACCTTGTGACGGCTCTGGCTCCTGCTCCGGCTCCGGCTGCATCGACGGCTCAGGCTCCAGCTCCAGTGCCGATCCCTTCCTCAGCACCAGCCTCGACAGCCCTGACACTGGAGGAGGAGCTGCAGGAAGCGATCCGCAGAGCGCAG TTGCTTCCGAACCGGGGCATCAGTGACATCCTGGAGGATCAGGTGGAGCCTGAGG ACATGCTGCCCCCCATCCCCCTGGACTTCCCCGGCTCCTTCGACTTGCTGTCCCCCTCCCCGGACTCTGAAGGCCTCTCATCTGTCTTCTCTTCCTCGCTCCCATCCCCCACGAACTCCCCGTCCCCCTCTCCCAGGGGCCCCACCGACTCCTTGGATTGGCTGGAGGCTCTGAGTGGGGGTCCCCCACTGGGCTGtggccccccagcccccagcattTTCTCTGCTGACTTATCTGATTCCAGTGGCACCAGGCTGTGGGACCTGCTGGAGGATCCATGGTGA
- the MAMSTR gene encoding MEF2-activating motif and SAP domain-containing transcriptional regulator isoform X1, whose protein sequence is MTLAASSQRSQIIRSKFRSGQALGHSLPAFLLPPPSTVLQLRIHRRYQDTSLSGSFAASPFSDPDPWISAADPALAPAPASPSSPAPFLFSPGVLLPEPKHYPWRSLKKESPKISQHWREPKPKEHLTYHQYMSPEPRQGSRADPRAEGSALGPPGPPPWEWTNSQQPPPRMKPSPLTPSPPGVPSPSPSPHKLELQTLKLEELTVSELRQQLRLRGLPVSGTKSMLLERMRGGAPPRERPKPRREDGPAAAPWPRFRRKALGAAGRPGSFKPSPTSHSLPPPRAAENLVTALAPAPAPAASTAQAPAPVPIPSSAPASTALTLEEELQEAIRRAQLLPNRGISDILEDQVEPEDMLPPIPLDFPGSFDLLSPSPDSEGLSSVFSSSLPSPTNSPSPSPRGPTDSLDWLEALSGGPPLGCGPPAPSIFSADLSDSSGTRLWDLLEDPWNWLALGGAVPPMSARPQMSKHQKYRNKKA, encoded by the exons ATGACCCTGGCGGCTTCCTCCCAGCGCTCCCAAATCATTCGCTCCAAGTTCCGATCTG GCCAGGCTCTTGGACACTCCCTTCCCgcctttctcctcccacctccctccacagTCCTCCAGCTTCGGATCCACAGACGCTATCAGGACACGA GCCTCTCAGGGTCCTTTGCTGCCTCTCCATTCTCGGATCCAGATCCATGGATCTCAGCCGCAGACCCGGCTCTGGCTCCGGCCCCAGCCTCACCCTCGAGCCCAGCGCCTTTCCTCTTCAGCCCTGGGGTCCTTCTCCCTGAGCCAAAACACTACCCTTGGCGGTCCCTGAAGAAG GAGTCTCCCAAGATCTCCCAACATTGGAGGGAGCCCAAGCCCAAGGAGCACTTGACATACCACCAGTACATGTCCCCAGAGCCGAGACAAGGGTCCAGGGCAGACCCCCGGGCTGAGGGGTCGGCCTTGGGTCCCCCCGGACCACCTCCATGGGAATGGACGAACTCACAGCAGCCACCTCCTAG GATGAAGCCCAgtcccctcactccctccccaccaggaGTCCCCAGCCCCTCGCCCTCTCCACACAAGCTGGAACTTCAGACTCTCAAACTGGAGGAGCTGACG GTCTCAGAGCTCCGGCAGCAGCTGCGCCTGCGGGGCCTCCCGGTGTCTGGGACCAAGTCGATGCTCCTGGAGCGCATGCGCGGCGGCGCCCCGCCCCGCGAGCGGCCGAAGCCGCGGCGCGAGGACGGTCCGGCGGCTGCTCCCTGGCCTCGCTTCAGGCGCAAGGCTTTGGGAGCCGCTGGGAGGCCGGGCTCG TTCAAGCCGAGTCCAACATCTCATTCGCTGCCCCCTCCACGTGCCGCGGAAAACCTTGTGACGGCTCTGGCTCCTGCTCCGGCTCCGGCTGCATCGACGGCTCAGGCTCCAGCTCCAGTGCCGATCCCTTCCTCAGCACCAGCCTCGACAGCCCTGACACTGGAGGAGGAGCTGCAGGAAGCGATCCGCAGAGCGCAG TTGCTTCCGAACCGGGGCATCAGTGACATCCTGGAGGATCAGGTGGAGCCTGAGG ACATGCTGCCCCCCATCCCCCTGGACTTCCCCGGCTCCTTCGACTTGCTGTCCCCCTCCCCGGACTCTGAAGGCCTCTCATCTGTCTTCTCTTCCTCGCTCCCATCCCCCACGAACTCCCCGTCCCCCTCTCCCAGGGGCCCCACCGACTCCTTGGATTGGCTGGAGGCTCTGAGTGGGGGTCCCCCACTGGGCTGtggccccccagcccccagcattTTCTCTGCTGACTTATCTGATTCCAGTGGCACCAGGCTGTGGGACCTGCTGGAGGATCCATG GAATTGGCTAGCCCTGGGAGGCGCAGTCCCTCCAAtgtcagcaaggccccagatgtcaaagcaccagaaatacagaaataaaaaggcatgA
- the MAMSTR gene encoding MEF2-activating motif and SAP domain-containing transcriptional regulator isoform X3, whose product MTLAASSQRSQIIRSKFRSGQALGHSLPAFLLPPPSTVLQLRIHRRYQDTNPWISAADPALAPAPASPSSPAPFLFSPGVLLPEPKHYPWRSLKKESPKISQHWREPKPKEHLTYHQYMSPEPRQGSRADPRAEGSALGPPGPPPWEWTNSQQPPPRMKPSPLTPSPPGVPSPSPSPHKLELQTLKLEELTVSELRQQLRLRGLPVSGTKSMLLERMRGGAPPRERPKPRREDGPAAAPWPRFRRKALGAAGRPGSFKPSPTSHSLPPPRAAENLVTALAPAPAPAASTAQAPAPVPIPSSAPASTALTLEEELQEAIRRAQLLPNRGISDILEDQVEPEDMLPPIPLDFPGSFDLLSPSPDSEGLSSVFSSSLPSPTNSPSPSPRGPTDSLDWLEALSGGPPLGCGPPAPSIFSADLSDSSGTRLWDLLEDPWNWLALGGAVPPMSARPQMSKHQKYRNKKA is encoded by the exons ATGACCCTGGCGGCTTCCTCCCAGCGCTCCCAAATCATTCGCTCCAAGTTCCGATCTG GCCAGGCTCTTGGACACTCCCTTCCCgcctttctcctcccacctccctccacagTCCTCCAGCTTCGGATCCACAGACGCTATCAGGACACGA ATCCATGGATCTCAGCCGCAGACCCGGCTCTGGCTCCGGCCCCAGCCTCACCCTCGAGCCCAGCGCCTTTCCTCTTCAGCCCTGGGGTCCTTCTCCCTGAGCCAAAACACTACCCTTGGCGGTCCCTGAAGAAG GAGTCTCCCAAGATCTCCCAACATTGGAGGGAGCCCAAGCCCAAGGAGCACTTGACATACCACCAGTACATGTCCCCAGAGCCGAGACAAGGGTCCAGGGCAGACCCCCGGGCTGAGGGGTCGGCCTTGGGTCCCCCCGGACCACCTCCATGGGAATGGACGAACTCACAGCAGCCACCTCCTAG GATGAAGCCCAgtcccctcactccctccccaccaggaGTCCCCAGCCCCTCGCCCTCTCCACACAAGCTGGAACTTCAGACTCTCAAACTGGAGGAGCTGACG GTCTCAGAGCTCCGGCAGCAGCTGCGCCTGCGGGGCCTCCCGGTGTCTGGGACCAAGTCGATGCTCCTGGAGCGCATGCGCGGCGGCGCCCCGCCCCGCGAGCGGCCGAAGCCGCGGCGCGAGGACGGTCCGGCGGCTGCTCCCTGGCCTCGCTTCAGGCGCAAGGCTTTGGGAGCCGCTGGGAGGCCGGGCTCG TTCAAGCCGAGTCCAACATCTCATTCGCTGCCCCCTCCACGTGCCGCGGAAAACCTTGTGACGGCTCTGGCTCCTGCTCCGGCTCCGGCTGCATCGACGGCTCAGGCTCCAGCTCCAGTGCCGATCCCTTCCTCAGCACCAGCCTCGACAGCCCTGACACTGGAGGAGGAGCTGCAGGAAGCGATCCGCAGAGCGCAG TTGCTTCCGAACCGGGGCATCAGTGACATCCTGGAGGATCAGGTGGAGCCTGAGG ACATGCTGCCCCCCATCCCCCTGGACTTCCCCGGCTCCTTCGACTTGCTGTCCCCCTCCCCGGACTCTGAAGGCCTCTCATCTGTCTTCTCTTCCTCGCTCCCATCCCCCACGAACTCCCCGTCCCCCTCTCCCAGGGGCCCCACCGACTCCTTGGATTGGCTGGAGGCTCTGAGTGGGGGTCCCCCACTGGGCTGtggccccccagcccccagcattTTCTCTGCTGACTTATCTGATTCCAGTGGCACCAGGCTGTGGGACCTGCTGGAGGATCCATG GAATTGGCTAGCCCTGGGAGGCGCAGTCCCTCCAAtgtcagcaaggccccagatgtcaaagcaccagaaatacagaaataaaaaggcatgA
- the MAMSTR gene encoding MEF2-activating motif and SAP domain-containing transcriptional regulator isoform X6, translating into MTLAASSQRSQIIRSKFRSVLQLRIHRRYQDTNPWISAADPALAPAPASPSSPAPFLFSPGVLLPEPKHYPWRSLKKESPKISQHWREPKPKEHLTYHQYMSPEPRQGSRADPRAEGSALGPPGPPPWEWTNSQQPPPRMKPSPLTPSPPGVPSPSPSPHKLELQTLKLEELTVSELRQQLRLRGLPVSGTKSMLLERMRGGAPPRERPKPRREDGPAAAPWPRFRRKALGAAGRPGSFKPSPTSHSLPPPRAAENLVTALAPAPAPAASTAQAPAPVPIPSSAPASTALTLEEELQEAIRRAQLLPNRGISDILEDQVEPEDMLPPIPLDFPGSFDLLSPSPDSEGLSSVFSSSLPSPTNSPSPSPRGPTDSLDWLEALSGGPPLGCGPPAPSIFSADLSDSSGTRLWDLLEDPWNWLALGGAVPPMSARPQMSKHQKYRNKKA; encoded by the exons ATGACCCTGGCGGCTTCCTCCCAGCGCTCCCAAATCATTCGCTCCAAGTTCCGATCTG TCCTCCAGCTTCGGATCCACAGACGCTATCAGGACACGA ATCCATGGATCTCAGCCGCAGACCCGGCTCTGGCTCCGGCCCCAGCCTCACCCTCGAGCCCAGCGCCTTTCCTCTTCAGCCCTGGGGTCCTTCTCCCTGAGCCAAAACACTACCCTTGGCGGTCCCTGAAGAAG GAGTCTCCCAAGATCTCCCAACATTGGAGGGAGCCCAAGCCCAAGGAGCACTTGACATACCACCAGTACATGTCCCCAGAGCCGAGACAAGGGTCCAGGGCAGACCCCCGGGCTGAGGGGTCGGCCTTGGGTCCCCCCGGACCACCTCCATGGGAATGGACGAACTCACAGCAGCCACCTCCTAG GATGAAGCCCAgtcccctcactccctccccaccaggaGTCCCCAGCCCCTCGCCCTCTCCACACAAGCTGGAACTTCAGACTCTCAAACTGGAGGAGCTGACG GTCTCAGAGCTCCGGCAGCAGCTGCGCCTGCGGGGCCTCCCGGTGTCTGGGACCAAGTCGATGCTCCTGGAGCGCATGCGCGGCGGCGCCCCGCCCCGCGAGCGGCCGAAGCCGCGGCGCGAGGACGGTCCGGCGGCTGCTCCCTGGCCTCGCTTCAGGCGCAAGGCTTTGGGAGCCGCTGGGAGGCCGGGCTCG TTCAAGCCGAGTCCAACATCTCATTCGCTGCCCCCTCCACGTGCCGCGGAAAACCTTGTGACGGCTCTGGCTCCTGCTCCGGCTCCGGCTGCATCGACGGCTCAGGCTCCAGCTCCAGTGCCGATCCCTTCCTCAGCACCAGCCTCGACAGCCCTGACACTGGAGGAGGAGCTGCAGGAAGCGATCCGCAGAGCGCAG TTGCTTCCGAACCGGGGCATCAGTGACATCCTGGAGGATCAGGTGGAGCCTGAGG ACATGCTGCCCCCCATCCCCCTGGACTTCCCCGGCTCCTTCGACTTGCTGTCCCCCTCCCCGGACTCTGAAGGCCTCTCATCTGTCTTCTCTTCCTCGCTCCCATCCCCCACGAACTCCCCGTCCCCCTCTCCCAGGGGCCCCACCGACTCCTTGGATTGGCTGGAGGCTCTGAGTGGGGGTCCCCCACTGGGCTGtggccccccagcccccagcattTTCTCTGCTGACTTATCTGATTCCAGTGGCACCAGGCTGTGGGACCTGCTGGAGGATCCATG GAATTGGCTAGCCCTGGGAGGCGCAGTCCCTCCAAtgtcagcaaggccccagatgtcaaagcaccagaaatacagaaataaaaaggcatgA